A window from Dama dama isolate Ldn47 chromosome 11, ASM3311817v1, whole genome shotgun sequence encodes these proteins:
- the GKN2 gene encoding gastrokine-2, whose translation MKIFVVFVGALAFFGTQSLGNEVYNIISPTDKGGQIQETMTIDNEKNAAIINIHAGSCSSTTIFDYKHGYIALRVLSRRACYILKMDHKAIPALDQLKRYIFERKALNSMFSDKYIWVKYNPLKSLITNVDWFLFGSPIRQLCEHVPLYQGEVADKTHNTGAEACAKAGLLGILGISVCADVHV comes from the exons ATGAAAATCTTT GTGGTATTTGTGGGGGCACTGGCCTTCTTTGGGACACAATCTTTGGGAAATGAG GTTTATAACATCATCAGCCCAACTGACAAAGGTGGCCAAATTCAGGAGACGATGACAATTGACAATGAAAAAAATGCTGCCATCATTAACATCCATGCAGGATCATGTTCCTCTACCACCATTTTTGACTATAAACAC GGCTACATTGCACTCAGGGTGCTCTCCAGAAGAGCCTGCTACATCCTGAAGATGGACCACAAAGCCATCCCTGCTCTGGACCAACTCAAACGGTACATCTTTGAGAGGAAG GCTTTGAACAGCATGTTTTCTGACAAATACATCTGGGTCAAGTACAACCCACTGAAGTCTCTGATCACAAATGTGGATTGGTTCCTGTTTGGATCACCCATCAGGCAGCTTTGCGAACATGTCCCCTTATATCAGGGGGAAGTGGCAGATAAGACAC ATAATACTGGTGCTGAAGCCTGTGCAAAGGCTGGGCTGCTGGGCATCTTGGGAATTTCTGTCTGTGCAGATGTTCACGTGTAA